The following is a genomic window from Pseudomonas purpurea.
TACACGCTGAACCTTGGCCAGACGCAGGAAGCTGAAGACCTGGATCCAGGCCCAGCCGAGGTCGAATTCCCACTTTTTCACCGACAGTTTTGCCGAGTTCGGGTAGGTGTGATGGTTGTTGTGCAGTTCTTCGCCCCCGACCAGGATGCCCCACGGCACCAGGTTGGTCGCCGCATCGCGGCACTCGAAGTTGCGGTAGCCGATGGCGTGGCCCAGGCCATTGATGACGCCGGCGGCCCAGAACGGGATCCACATCATCTGGATTGCCCAGATGGTGATGCCGATGGTGCCGAACAGCAGCAGGTCGATGACGCCCATGATCGCCACGCCCAGCAACGGGAAGCGGCTGTAGAGGTTGCGCTCGATCCAGTCTTCGGGGCAGTTCTTGCCGTAGATGCGCAGCGTCTCGGGGTTTTCCGCTTCGGCGCGGTACAGCTCGGCACCTTTGCGCAGAACGGTCGACAAGCCGAGGATGACCGGGCTGTGCGGGTCATCGACGGTTTCGCATTTGGCGTGGTGCTTGCGGTGGATCGCGGTCCACTCGCGGGTGTTCTGCGCCGTGGTCAGCCACAGCCAGAAGCGGAAGAAATGTTTCAGGCCCGCATTGAGCTCAAGGGAGCGATGGGCTGAATAACGATGCAGATAGACCGTGACGCCCACGATGGTGATGTGGGTCATTAACAGGGTGACTGCCACCAGTTGCCAAGGCGACAAGCCGAGTAAACCTTCGTACCACATAGGCTGTATGGCCCTCGATAAAGAAAAAAACAGCCCGCGCATTATCACTCAGCACACAGATAAAACCAGTCGGCCTTTCAGATAAGAGTGGCGGAATGTTTCTTTACTCTATAATTCCAACCTTTTTGTAAGGACATGGATCGCCTAATGTCGGCCTCTTTTCGCGATGCTTTGCGTGCATCGCTGCTTTATCTGGTGATTTCGGTCGTTTGGCTGGGCATTACTGGTTATTTATTGAACAAATTCTTCGATCAATCCGCTGATCTGCCGCGATGGCAACTGATCAACGGTTACCTGTGGGTGCTGTTCAGCGCCTACCTGATCTTCCTGGCGCGGGCGCGATTGTTCAGTTTCATCGGCATCGGCGCGAAGCTGCGACGCCGCAGCGAAGATCGCGTGCGTTTGCGTCAGGCGGCGGCGGTGTTCGACTGTACGCGCGAGGGGGTGCTGGTCACTGATCGCCGGGGCCTGATCGTCCATGTGAACCGGGCGTTCATGGAAATCACCGGTTATCAGCGCGAAGAAGTGCTGGGCCGCCAGCCGAGCATGTTCAAGTCCGGCCATCACCTCCCGGCCTTCTATCAAGGCATGTTCTCCACGCTCAAAGGTTGCGGCGAGTGGAGTGGCGAGATCTGGAACCGGCGCAAGAGCGGCGAAATCTACCCGCAGTGGCAGACGATCCGGGTCATTCACGACGACCGTGGCCAGCTCAGCCATTACGTGGCGGTGTTTTCCGACATCAGCGCGATCAAGGATTCGGAGCATGAGCTGGCGCACCTGGCCCACCATGACCCGCTGACCGACCTGCCCAATCGCCTGTTGTTCACCGACCGTGCCGAGCAGGCGCTGGCCTCCGCACAAATCCACAAGCGTGGCTGCGCCTTGCTGATGATCGACCTGGATCACTTCAAGATGATCAACGACAGCCTGGGGCACAACGTCGGCGATAAATTGCTCAAGGCCGTGGCCTCGCGCTTGCGGGACATGTTCGGCCCCGGCATTACGCTGGCGCGCCTGGGTGGCGACGAATTCGCGGTGTTGGCCGAAAGCTGCCCGCAACTGGTGCAGGCGGCGGCGCTGGCGCAACGGATTCTGGATGGCCTCAAAGAGCCGTTTCAGATTGCCGGCCATCAGTTGTTCATCAACGCGAGTGTCGGCATCAGCCTGTTTCCCAGTGATGCCCTGAGTGCCGAGCAGTTGTTGCGCAATGCCGACTCGGCGCTGTTCAAGGCCAAAAGCGCCGGTCGCGATGGCTATGCCCTGTACACCGAAGAGTTGACGGCCCATGCCCAGCAGCGGGTCGAGATCGCGTTTGAGTTGCGTCGCGCCCTGGAGCAGCAGGAACTGCGGGTGTACTACCAGCCGGTTCACGACCTCAAGAGCAGCCGTCTGATCGGTGTCGAAGCGCTGGTGCGCTGGGAGCACCCGCAACGGGGGCTGGTGTCGCCTGCGGAGTTCATCCCGATTGCCGAACGCACCGGGTTGATCGCCGAAATCGATGCGTGGGTCATGCAGCAGGCGTGTCAGCAGATGTGCCAGTGGCAACAGGCGGGCGTGGTGTTGTCGTTTGTGGCAGTGAACGTTTCCACGCGGCTGTTCGCCCGTCGCGAGTTGTATGAACGCGTCGCTCAGGTGCTGCACGACACAGGCCTGGACCCGGCGTATCTGGAGCTGGAAGTCACCGAAAGCGCGGTGATGGAGGACCCGGAAGTGGCGCTGGAGCAAATGCACCGTTTGCGCGAATTGGGAGTGCGGCTGGCCATCGATGATTTCGGCACGGGTTACTCGTCGTTGCTGCGGCTCAAGCGCTTGCCGGTGCAGAAGCTCAAGATCGACCAGGGGTTTGTCGCCGGTCTGCCGTGGGACGAAGACGACGCCGCCATTGTGCGGGTCATCATCGCCCTGGCGCAAAGCATGGGCATGCAGGTTCACGCCGAAGGCATCGAGCAGGCCGAGCAGGCGGGTTTCCTGTTTGAGCATGACTGCGACCTGGGCCAGGGCTACTGGTTTGGCCGGCCGGTGCCGGCTGAGCAACTGGACTGGACGCGGGCCCCCGTGATTCTCCGTCACTGATCGACAGTTCCCTCCCACGTATGCCGCCCGAAATGCTCTGTGTCTCCTGACGAACAGCGCCGCAGAGCGCCGTGGGCGGGGCTCCGCGTTCGGGCGTGGGAGCGATCAATCTTCTGGTTATATAAGCATTCTTAAATAGTATTTTTAAGAATATCTGCGGCTATCTACTATTGCTCTCACGCCGCAAGCAGTGCCGCCACTGCCAGGCACTACTCATTTCAGGAGCAACACCATGAGCGCATCTCTACGTAGCGTTGACGGTCAGGACGAAGCCACCATCTTGCGCGAAATCCAAAGCGCCCTGCGCGATCTGCGCTTCGGTGCGGTGGAGATCACCGTGCATAACGCCCAGGTGGTGCAGATCGAGCGCAAAGAGAAATTCCGTTTACAGAACCCCGGCCACAAACCGAGTTGAACCCCGCGTCACCCTCTCACGTGTGAGAGCCCCGACTGGTCAACCGGAGGGCGTCATCCCATGACCCCAACCAGCGTGTATACAAGCGTTCAAGCACGAATGCGGGCCTGAAGCGCCAATAAGAAAAGCCAACACCCAGAATTTCAGGAGCTCCACTATGTCGTCGATTCGCCGTTACGCGCTGGCCGCTCTGGCCAGTGCCCTTTTTGCTGGTTCCGCGGTTGCCAAGGATTACGAGCTGCTCAACGTGTCGTACGACCCGACCCGCGAGCTGTATCAGGATTACAACGCCGAGTTCATCAACTTCTGGAAGAAAGACCACGCTGGCGACACCGTGAAGATCCAGCAATCCCACGGTGGCTCGGGCAAGCAAGGCCGGGCGGTGATCGATGGTCTGCGGGCCGACGTGGTGACCCTGGCCCTGGCCGGCGACATCGACGAAATCGCCAAACTGGGCAAGACCTTGCCGGCCGACTGGCAGAAGCGTCTGCCGGAAGCGAGCACGCCGTACACCTCGACCATCGTGTTCCTGGTGCGCAAGGGCAACCCCAAAGGCATCAAGGATTGGGGCGACCTGACCAAGAACGGCGTTGAAGTCATCACCCCGAACCCGAAAACCTCCGGAGGTGCGCGCTGGAACTTCCTCGCCGCCTGGGCTTATGGCCTGAAGGCTGGCGGTAGCGAAGCCAAGGCCCAGGAATACGTCAAGGAGCTGTTCAAGCACGTTCCGGTGCTGGACACCGGTGCTCGCGGTTCGACCATCACCTTCGTCAACAACGGTCAGGGCGACGTATTACTGGCCTGGGAAAACGAAGCGTTC
Proteins encoded in this region:
- the desA gene encoding delta-9 fatty acid desaturase DesA, translating into MWYEGLLGLSPWQLVAVTLLMTHITIVGVTVYLHRYSAHRSLELNAGLKHFFRFWLWLTTAQNTREWTAIHRKHHAKCETVDDPHSPVILGLSTVLRKGAELYRAEAENPETLRIYGKNCPEDWIERNLYSRFPLLGVAIMGVIDLLLFGTIGITIWAIQMMWIPFWAAGVINGLGHAIGYRNFECRDAATNLVPWGILVGGEELHNNHHTYPNSAKLSVKKWEFDLGWAWIQVFSFLRLAKVQRVAPIAHRVEGKGSLDMDTAMAILNNRFQIMAQYRKLVIAPLVKQELEKVDHSVRHQFHRAKRLLSRETSLLDDKHHMRIQTMLEHSQALKVIYEKRLALQQIWVKTSSNGHDMLAAIKDWVHEAEASGIQSLRDFANQLKTYSLRPAAV
- the oscA gene encoding sulfur starvation response protein OscA translates to MSASLRSVDGQDEATILREIQSALRDLRFGAVEITVHNAQVVQIERKEKFRLQNPGHKPS
- a CDS encoding sulfate ABC transporter substrate-binding protein; its protein translation is MSSIRRYALAALASALFAGSAVAKDYELLNVSYDPTRELYQDYNAEFINFWKKDHAGDTVKIQQSHGGSGKQGRAVIDGLRADVVTLALAGDIDEIAKLGKTLPADWQKRLPEASTPYTSTIVFLVRKGNPKGIKDWGDLTKNGVEVITPNPKTSGGARWNFLAAWAYGLKAGGSEAKAQEYVKELFKHVPVLDTGARGSTITFVNNGQGDVLLAWENEAFLALKEDGGADKFDIVVPSLSILAEPPVAVVDKNAEKKGNEQIAEAYLKHLYSPAGQEIAAKNFYRPRDKDVAAKYAKQFPTLDLVTIDKDFGGWKTAQPKFFNDGGVFDQIYTAQ
- the dibA gene encoding phosphodiesterase DibA codes for the protein MSASFRDALRASLLYLVISVVWLGITGYLLNKFFDQSADLPRWQLINGYLWVLFSAYLIFLARARLFSFIGIGAKLRRRSEDRVRLRQAAAVFDCTREGVLVTDRRGLIVHVNRAFMEITGYQREEVLGRQPSMFKSGHHLPAFYQGMFSTLKGCGEWSGEIWNRRKSGEIYPQWQTIRVIHDDRGQLSHYVAVFSDISAIKDSEHELAHLAHHDPLTDLPNRLLFTDRAEQALASAQIHKRGCALLMIDLDHFKMINDSLGHNVGDKLLKAVASRLRDMFGPGITLARLGGDEFAVLAESCPQLVQAAALAQRILDGLKEPFQIAGHQLFINASVGISLFPSDALSAEQLLRNADSALFKAKSAGRDGYALYTEELTAHAQQRVEIAFELRRALEQQELRVYYQPVHDLKSSRLIGVEALVRWEHPQRGLVSPAEFIPIAERTGLIAEIDAWVMQQACQQMCQWQQAGVVLSFVAVNVSTRLFARRELYERVAQVLHDTGLDPAYLELEVTESAVMEDPEVALEQMHRLRELGVRLAIDDFGTGYSSLLRLKRLPVQKLKIDQGFVAGLPWDEDDAAIVRVIIALAQSMGMQVHAEGIEQAEQAGFLFEHDCDLGQGYWFGRPVPAEQLDWTRAPVILRH